One window from the genome of Cryptomeria japonica chromosome 6, Sugi_1.0, whole genome shotgun sequence encodes:
- the LOC131037998 gene encoding aquaporin TIP2-1-like, whose translation MALGIAFGSFDDAFKFHTLKTSIAEFTSTLLFVYAGVGSAIAFDKLTSDASLTPAGLVAVAVAHALALFVAVSIAAHISGGHVNPAVTFGLTLGGHITVLRGVFYWIAQLLGSTVACLLLKLTTGGLAIPTHSVASGMSLGEGVVMEIVITFGLVYTVYATAADPKKGDVGIVAPIAIGFIVGANILAAGPFSGGSMNPARSFGPALVSGDWKDHWVYWVGPLVGGGLAGIVYGGLFIDPPTHVPLATDY comes from the exons ATGGCATTGGGCATTGCATTTGGCAGCTTTGATGACGCCTTTAAGTTCCACACACTGAAGACATCCATTGCAGAGTTTACCTCCACTCTGCTATTCGTCTATGCTGGCGTCGGCTCGGCCATTGCCTTCG ATAAGTTGACGTCGGACGCGTCGCTAACTCCGGCGGGTCTAGTGGCTGTCGCGGTGGCTCATGCGCTGGCACTCTTCGTGGCCGTCTCCATTGCGGCCCACATCTCCGGCGGCCACGTCAACCCAGCGGTCACATTCGGCCTCACCTTGGGCGGCCACATCACCGTGCTTCGTGGCGTCTTCTACTGGATTGCTCAGCTTCTGGGCTCCACCGTGGCCTGCCTCCTCTTGAAACTCACCACCGGCGGTCTT GCGATTCCGACCCACAGTGTGGCATCTGGCATGAGCTTAGGAGAGGGAGTGGTGATGGAGATTGTGATAACATTTGGACTGGTGTACACTGTGTATGCCACGGCTGCAGACCCGAAGAAGGGTGATGTGGGGATCGTTGCACCCATTGCAATTGGGTTCATCGTGGGAGCTAACATCTTGGCCGCTGGACCCTTTTCTGGTGGGTCCATGAACCCTGCTCGTTCTTTTGGACCGGCCTTGGTGAGTGGTGATTGGAAGGACCACTGGGTTTACTGGGTTGGTCCTCTTGTTGGGGGAGGTCTTGCTGGTATTGTTTATGGAGGTCTCTTCATCGACCCTCCCACTCATGTTCCCCTCGCAACGGACTACTAG